The genomic segment TCGAGTATCTGAAAGAAGATTCATCAAGGTTCCACAACAACCTGCTTTAGGGTCCATGGCGCCAAAATATACTTCTGGAATTCGGGATAATATAATAGCCCCTGCACACATAGGGCAGGGTTCTAATGTTACATACATTTTTGTATTTTCCAAACGCCAACTTCCCAATGCGGAAGAAGCAGAAGTGATGGCTAACATTTCTGCATGGGCTGTAGGGTCCTGCAACTTTTCCCTTTGATTATATCCGCGGGCTATAATCGAATTGTTATATACAATAACGCAACCAACCGGAACTTCTCCCTGTTCGTATGCTTTCTGTGCTTCTGATAGAGCCTGTCGCATATAATATTCGTGAGATATATGGAACATACGCTAATGAATATTATCTCCTATAATATCTATTTGTAGTAAAACTTTCATATTTTAACATAAAGAGTAACAGATGAAATATCCTCAACAATTAGAATTTTGTTTTGAAGATGCTGTAATAAATACCACAAAAGATAAATCTATTGCAATACCTGACATCATATCCGAGGAATCTCCCAAAGATACTAAACAGTTTGAAATA from the Candidatus Hydrogenedens sp. genome contains:
- the tadA gene encoding tRNA adenosine(34) deaminase TadA; translated protein: MFHISHEYYMRQALSEAQKAYEQGEVPVGCVIVYNNSIIARGYNQREKLQDPTAHAEMLAITSASSALGSWRLENTKMYVTLEPCPMCAGAIILSRIPEVYFGAMDPKAGCCGTLMNLLSDTRFNHQPTVVSGICANECGSLLTKFFQEIRQKSK